The nucleotide window TATAGACTGTAATTTTAAAATTTTAGCTACTGTAAGTAGTTTTAAGTATAGCGATGATAAATATCAAAATAAATTTGATGAACTACTTACAGATTTAGAATTTAATAATTCTGTTTTACAATTTGACGACTTATCAGATAATAGTGATGATGAAGAATTAAATGCAATTGACAGTAGCTATGATCTTACTACTTTAGGGGAAAATTTCTTTTATTTCTTTGCTTTCGAAGAATCTGAAAGATTTTTCAAACAACGTTATAAAGAGATCATTGATAAAAATACACGAAAAAAAGATTCTAATACTATCGATGAGGAACTAGCACATGTTTTAATACGTCTTGGTGATATAAACTTATTTATGAGTAATCACGAATCAGCTTATACATATTATAATTTATTATTTAATCAATTAGTAAACAATAAAAAAATAAAAGCTTATGCGCTTCAAAGATTATCACTACTAAATATTGCAAAAATAAAATATAGTGCTGCTGAAAAACAAGCTAAATTGAGCTATAAGCTAGCTGATTCTTTAAATGATGACTTACTAAAATTTAAAGCTTATTCATTATTTTTCTGGATTAATAATACTGGTGAATATAGAACTACTATAGGAAGCTTTACTTATCAAGATGAAATGATTAAAATAGCTAAAAAATATAATCAATATAATATGCTAGCATATTTCTTAACTCATAGTTTCAGTGAATCATCTACTAATAGCAACTACTATTATGAAGGTCATGCTCTTGCTGAAAAATTAGATAATAAAAACTGTGTTCTTTCTGCTCATTTAAATACAGCTTTACTTTATTCTGTAGCTGGAGAATTTAATATTAGTATTTTATATTATAAAAAAGTAGAGACTTTACTCTCAGAATTAGGAGATAATTTTAGATTAGCACAAACATATAACGGAATGGGTTATTATTATATGAATGGGGAACAATTTGTTAGAGCTAATTATTACTATGATAAAGCACTAAAATTACTAAGACTTAATTGGAACTTTGATGAAATTTGTACAACATTGTTAAACAAGGCATTAAATGCTTTACTTGCTTACGATTATGAAACATCTGAAAAATGTTCAAGTATACTTTTATCTGTTATATCAGTGTTAAAATTGGATCGTCTTAGAATGACTACTATAGATAGAATTTATGGACTCGTATCTCTAATTAACTTTTATCTGGGGAATATTTATAAATGTTATACTTTTATATCTAAAATAGATATAACAAAAGAGATTTTATCTAATCATCAGCATGATGATGAATTATTTTTATACAATTTTGTACAAGGTCTTTTATTTAGACATGAAGGAAAAACAGAAGAATCTTTAAGATATTTTTCAAAAGCAAATGAATATATGTCTTTTATAAAAGGATCTTTACAATGTCTATATCCAAAATTTATATTAGAATATAGTATTACCCTTGCATCAGTAGGTAAAATATTAGAGTCCGGTTCATTAAGAAGTAAAGGCATCAACTATTGCTTAGAAAGAAATCAAAAATTCTATCTTTCAATATTAAATAGCAAGCCACCTGTTAAACACGGTTTAGGTAGCAATTTATCAAACTTAAGCTGGGTTATAGAAGCTGCTAAACAACAAAATACTATAGATTCATTAAATAATAAAATGAATGAAATAAATTTTTATAGGCTATATCAGGAAATTTTAAGCTCTGGATATGATAAAGATAAAGTAGTAGCATCTTCAATAGACCTATTACATAACAGGTTTTCTTTAGATTATTCATTGTTGGTATTCCATGAAGATTCTACAAATACTGTTGTTTATTCTCATAATAATATAGAATTATCAAATGAAGATCTTTTTAATTATACTAAAATTATTAAATCAATAAAGGAACCTTATGTAACAGGAGAAAATGTTGTAAATTTAAAACTTCGTAATTTTTTTCAACACATTATAGATGATAAATTACAATCTCTTATATGTATTCCTATTATTAATGATAATAAACTTACAGCTTCATTTATATGCCTTACAAAAATAGATACAACTCTTATTAATAGTAAAATAGTATTAGATGAAGATAATCTAAAAACTATTTCTCTTATTGTAAAACAATTTATTGAAACACTTAAAAGAATTGAGGGACAAGAAAAATTATTAAGAATTGCATCTACTGATATGCTTACAGGATTATATAATAGGCAATCATTCTTTAATACCATCAATAAATTAATAGAAAATCAACAAAATTATACTGAAAAGAAACCAATTTGCTTATTTTATATAGATTTAGAT belongs to Clostridium bornimense and includes:
- a CDS encoding GGDEF domain-containing protein; amino-acid sequence: MIVLKETISSLLLNELNNNTNKIMLIKNNGKFNLEKFYSYALEIDNKKQYVFKKLKKEVVSEPFGPLFSWIKEKFLEKKDNLDSILEELNIYPTHRDIIKSYVNTGIVKRDEDILYVDYRYEKNKMYESILKIYNYYSKDKELWLLLENLNFASYSTIQWLSWFLKQNIDCNFKILATVSSFKYSDDKYQNKFDELLTDLEFNNSVLQFDDLSDNSDDEELNAIDSSYDLTTLGENFFYFFAFEESERFFKQRYKEIIDKNTRKKDSNTIDEELAHVLIRLGDINLFMSNHESAYTYYNLLFNQLVNNKKIKAYALQRLSLLNIAKIKYSAAEKQAKLSYKLADSLNDDLLKFKAYSLFFWINNTGEYRTTIGSFTYQDEMIKIAKKYNQYNMLAYFLTHSFSESSTNSNYYYEGHALAEKLDNKNCVLSAHLNTALLYSVAGEFNISILYYKKVETLLSELGDNFRLAQTYNGMGYYYMNGEQFVRANYYYDKALKLLRLNWNFDEICTTLLNKALNALLAYDYETSEKCSSILLSVISVLKLDRLRMTTIDRIYGLVSLINFYLGNIYKCYTFISKIDITKEILSNHQHDDELFLYNFVQGLLFRHEGKTEESLRYFSKANEYMSFIKGSLQCLYPKFILEYSITLASVGKILESGSLRSKGINYCLERNQKFYLSILNSKPPVKHGLGSNLSNLSWVIEAAKQQNTIDSLNNKMNEINFYRLYQEILSSGYDKDKVVASSIDLLHNRFSLDYSLLVFHEDSTNTVVYSHNNIELSNEDLFNYTKIIKSIKEPYVTGENVVNLKLRNFFQHIIDDKLQSLICIPIINDNKLTASFICLTKIDTTLINSKIVLDEDNLKTISLIVKQFIETLKRIEGQEKLLRIASTDMLTGLYNRQSFFNTINKLIENQQNYTEKKPICLFYIDLDNFKYYNDTFGHNIGDSVLIWFGEILQTLVGKDDFAIRYGGDEFLLFFNNCSLEKAKSIGDKLYEKLESVEGFKEKICDFLEKDIYIPNDKLLSCSIGITEDTLSKDLDVIKLVDKADKSLYTAKKSGKHHYVINRN